The Aneurinibacillus uraniidurans genome segment ATTCTTGGGGCGGGGGAAGCGAAGCTCGTTGGTGTCAGACAGCTTATCTTGCAGCCAAATGTCGCTGCTCCCCTTGTACGCCGCTGGCTCATCGAGCATGGTTGGCAGCTTGTCGCGGAAGACATTCTTGAGGAAGACGGAATTATTTATGAAATTTTGGAGGCGCGACCGGGTGATCCAATGGTTCCGTATGAAAATAGCACACGGACTCCAGCCGATCTTATAGAGCTTGGACCGCACCTGTGGCGTAAGCAGTCTCCAGTGCTGCATAAGAAATGGTCACTTGAGTGTACGAAGCTGCGGTCGGTGCTTGATCAAATGGCGAAAGCGAAAAGTACGGAAGCTGAAAGCCGCAGGCAGGAAATGGAGAAGAGACTGACCTGGATGGAGGAGATGCTGACATGTATGCAAATGGACAACGTATAATCCAATATTTTGAACAATTTGCCCCGAAGCATCTGGCGATGGAAGGGGATAAAATTGGGCTGCAGGTGGGCACGTTACAGAAAGAAGTTAAGAAGGTGATGATTGCCCTCGATATACTTGAGAATGTAGTTGATGAAGCAATCGCAGAAGGGGTAGACTTGATTATTGCCCATCATGCCGTTATTTTTCGTCCGCTCAAAAACTTGCGCACCGACTTGCCAGCGGGCCGTCTGTATGAGAAGCTGATCAAGCACGATATCGCTGTCTATATCGCCCATACAAATCTTGATGTAGCAGAAGGTGGCATTAACGATTTGATGGCCGAAGCACTTGGGCTAACAGATGTGGATACACTAGAGACGTGGCATGAGCAGAAATTGAAAAAAATCGTTGTCTATGTCCCGGTATCGCATGTAGATCATGTACGGAATGCCATGACACAGGCTGGAGCTGGCTGGATTGGCCAGTATAGTCACTGTTCGTTTGGTGTACATGGAACGGGAACGTTTATGCCGCATGAAGGGACGACCCCTTACATAGGTGAGCAAAATCAACTTGAACAGGTAGAAGAAGTGCGGCTCGAGACGATTATGCCGGAAGACATACAAACGCGTGTCGTAAAAGCCATGATGGCCGCCCATCCGTATGAGGAAGTTGCCTATGATATTTACCCGGTTGAGCAGGTGGGGAAAACATGGGGGATTGGTCGTATTGGTAAGCTGCCGCAGGCGATGGAACTTAAAGCATTTGCTGAACAGGTGAAGAAAGCATTCGGCGTATCGGGTGCGCGTGTAGTAGGCGAGCTGGATCGCCCTGTACGTAAGGTAGCTGTTCTCGGCGGAGATGGAAACAGCTTTGTCTCGAAAGCGATGTTTCGTGGTGCAGATGTGCTTGTAACTGGCGATATTTATTATCATACGGCACATGATGCCATGGCAGGAGGTCTCTCGATTGTAGATCCCGGTCATAACGTGGAGAAGATTATGAAGCAGGGAGTACAGAAGGTGCTTGCAAAGCGCTTGCATGAAGACCGTCTGGATACAGAAGTCATTATATCTCGTGTAAACACAGATCCGTTCACGTTTATATAAGAGAAAGAAGAGGAGAGAAAAGAAATACCAATTATGGAAGAAGCACAATCATTGCTTATATGGGATCGAGTACGTCAAGAATGTAGTCAAATTAAAGAAAAGCTTACATCACTCAAAGCGGAAGAACGAGAGCTTATGGAGCGACGACGATCTGCCGAGCAGAAGCTCGAGGCTTTGGGTACACCTGCAGATGACGATATTGACGGTAAAATTAACCTTGCACTAGCACAGCAGGAACTTTGGCTTGTGAACAAAGATGAAGAGCGTTTTTTTGAGCGCCGTTTTACCGAAGAATCGGTCCTTAGGGAAAAGAAACGCGAGAAGGAAGCAGAAGCAGAACGGTACAAGGCCGTGCTGTCTACTGATACTCTGGCGTTGTATCACCGTATTAGTGATCTCATCTCGGATAATCCGGTTGTAGAAGTGCGCCGCCGTTCTTGCATGGGATGCTATCTGCCTTTATCTGCTGTACAGATGGAAGAGTGGGAACGTAAGCAAAGTTTGATTGTATGTGAGGAATGTGGGCGTATTCTCGTCTAGCATATAGGATGTAATCAAACGGAAAACATTTTTTCATACAAAAAGGCTGATATCTTTTTGCGACATGTTATAATGGCGGTACTATGCTTCATACAAATACATTGTGAATATAGAAGAAATAAGCATAAATTTTTTACGAGAAAAGAGGAGTCGCCTTGCTTTTAACAAGTCATTTAGACCATCGTTTGGAAAAAAAGTTCAAAGAGCTGTATGAGACCCATCTAGAGCGTTCGAAAGCGATCGACTGGAGCTACCATGAATTCTTGCCGTGGGATCAAGGGCAAGATTTTAAACGTGTCCCATACGAACCGGGACAGGGGAACCTAACAGAGGGGTTGCGCATCGCTGTCGAAACGGCACTGCTGACTGAAGTGAATCTGCCGTGGTTTACTAGCTACCTGAACGAAACGTTTCGTGGTTCCTTCAGCGTAATGCACGATTTTATCCATACATGGACAGCAGAAGAAGATCAGCACTCTAGTCTGCTGGAGACATATTTGCTGCTGACGCGCAATGGCGACCCGCGTACCATTCACCAGCTGCGTAAGCAGACCGTCGAACACGGCTGGGTTGACCATTTTACGACACCGTTGGAGACGCTTGCATATACAACATTGCAGGAGCTGGCTACAATGGTATTCTATAATAATGTAGCCCGTGTAGCACGAGAAGAGGACCCGATTCTGGCGACACTTCTGCGCCGTCTCTCTAAAGATGAGGTGCTGCACTATGCGTTTTATCGTGATGCGGTAAAAGCGCATCTTGAAGTAGATGAGAATTACGTCTATCATCTTGCTGGGGTTATGGTTAACTTCACGATGCCAGGCACTGTAATGCCAGATTACGATGAGCGGATGAATGTGATTGCCAAGGAAGCATACGGTCCGATTGAATATTTTGACCAGGTTTATGAAGTGCTGATGGAATACTGGGGAATTGAATCTCTCCGTCCAAGTGCACCAGAAGCAGAAGAAGCACGTCAGCGCATCATCACCCATTATGGTCGCTTAAAGCGGGTCTGCGCCCGTCTGCGTGCCGCAAAACAAAAAATTCGCTAAGCAAACAGCATGTTGTACAAGCCCGGAAGCGATTCCGGGCTTTTTCGTAGGGAAAAAAGGGGGAGGAAGAAATGAACAGTGAGATGACCGCTATTGTCGAGAAGATGCGAGAGTTCCGCTTGGATGCAGGGATTACACTGCAGGAGATTGAGCAAGGAACGGGCATCTCGA includes the following:
- a CDS encoding tRNA (adenine(22)-N(1))-methyltransferase codes for the protein MIEISQRLQRIGDRVEQGSRVADIGSDHAYLPTYLIQKGIAASCIAGEVNKGPWQSAVRQIQSVGLTDRIEARLGDGLAVLEPGEVDVVCISGMGGSLIASILGAGEAKLVGVRQLILQPNVAAPLVRRWLIEHGWQLVAEDILEEDGIIYEILEARPGDPMVPYENSTRTPADLIELGPHLWRKQSPVLHKKWSLECTKLRSVLDQMAKAKSTEAESRRQEMEKRLTWMEEMLTCMQMDNV
- a CDS encoding Nif3-like dinuclear metal center hexameric protein — translated: MYANGQRIIQYFEQFAPKHLAMEGDKIGLQVGTLQKEVKKVMIALDILENVVDEAIAEGVDLIIAHHAVIFRPLKNLRTDLPAGRLYEKLIKHDIAVYIAHTNLDVAEGGINDLMAEALGLTDVDTLETWHEQKLKKIVVYVPVSHVDHVRNAMTQAGAGWIGQYSHCSFGVHGTGTFMPHEGTTPYIGEQNQLEQVEEVRLETIMPEDIQTRVVKAMMAAHPYEEVAYDIYPVEQVGKTWGIGRIGKLPQAMELKAFAEQVKKAFGVSGARVVGELDRPVRKVAVLGGDGNSFVSKAMFRGADVLVTGDIYYHTAHDAMAGGLSIVDPGHNVEKIMKQGVQKVLAKRLHEDRLDTEVIISRVNTDPFTFI
- a CDS encoding C4-type zinc ribbon domain-containing protein, whose amino-acid sequence is MEEAQSLLIWDRVRQECSQIKEKLTSLKAEERELMERRRSAEQKLEALGTPADDDIDGKINLALAQQELWLVNKDEERFFERRFTEESVLREKKREKEAEAERYKAVLSTDTLALYHRISDLISDNPVVEVRRRSCMGCYLPLSAVQMEEWERKQSLIVCEECGRILV
- a CDS encoding acyl-ACP desaturase codes for the protein MLLTSHLDHRLEKKFKELYETHLERSKAIDWSYHEFLPWDQGQDFKRVPYEPGQGNLTEGLRIAVETALLTEVNLPWFTSYLNETFRGSFSVMHDFIHTWTAEEDQHSSLLETYLLLTRNGDPRTIHQLRKQTVEHGWVDHFTTPLETLAYTTLQELATMVFYNNVARVAREEDPILATLLRRLSKDEVLHYAFYRDAVKAHLEVDENYVYHLAGVMVNFTMPGTVMPDYDERMNVIAKEAYGPIEYFDQVYEVLMEYWGIESLRPSAPEAEEARQRIITHYGRLKRVCARLRAAKQKIR